One segment of Pirellulales bacterium DNA contains the following:
- a CDS encoding HYExAFE family protein produces the protein MANRDNHYEAAFEEFLRVRQIPYVAVDESRRTLMAESSLKSLDFIVSMPQGGSWLVDVKGRHFPSGEQKQYWKNWSTRDDVRSLSAWQRLFGANFRAMFVFAYEVLGDRSPLPVEQLFEFRGRLYGFVGLGLEEYAFHARPLSSAWDTVAMPAARFRQLAIPIPALLAAG, from the coding sequence TTGGCCAACCGCGACAACCATTACGAAGCGGCCTTCGAGGAATTCTTGCGCGTGCGCCAGATTCCGTATGTCGCGGTCGACGAATCGCGGCGTACCTTGATGGCCGAAAGCTCGCTAAAAAGCCTCGATTTCATCGTCTCCATGCCGCAGGGAGGCTCTTGGCTGGTCGATGTCAAGGGCCGGCATTTTCCCTCCGGCGAGCAAAAGCAATATTGGAAGAATTGGTCGACACGCGACGATGTGCGGAGCCTGTCTGCCTGGCAGCGATTGTTCGGAGCGAATTTTCGGGCGATGTTCGTGTTCGCCTACGAAGTGCTCGGAGACCGATCGCCGCTGCCGGTCGAACAGTTGTTCGAATTCCGCGGCCGGCTGTACGGATTCGTGGGGCTGGGATTGGAAGAGTATGCATTTCATGCCCGTCCGCTGTCGAGCGCCTGGGACACGGTGGCGATGCCCGCCGCTCGCTTCCGGCAGCTTGCGATTCCCATTCCCGCGCTGCTCGCCGCCGGCTGA
- a CDS encoding phosphotransferase, with protein sequence MDSLGGAGGFSGAKFWRLATQRGVLCLRSWPPQADPAWPARLKWIDAVLEHVARHGFSIVPAPIRTRRGSSFVEHDQRLWELSPWLPGRADYFPLRRTEKLQAALIALARFHIAAAEFGGGTATSGPSPGIRQRSEQIDALRAGRWHTIVAAVDAASLAGVPSNDAARIAIGQLARRWLPLFEEVAPMVRHRLTEAEPLRVPLQACIRDIWHDHVLFEDDRVSGLVDFGAMRVGNVAGDVARLLGSMAGDDASVWQAGLAAYESVRPLSADERRLVGVFDRSTTLLSGINWLQWIFVEGRTFSDLAAVAERLREILARLECLKMARG encoded by the coding sequence GTGGATTCGCTTGGCGGGGCCGGCGGATTCAGCGGGGCGAAGTTCTGGCGGCTTGCAACCCAGCGGGGAGTGCTTTGCCTGCGCAGTTGGCCGCCGCAGGCCGATCCGGCGTGGCCAGCGCGATTGAAATGGATCGACGCGGTGCTCGAACACGTCGCTCGCCACGGCTTTTCGATCGTGCCGGCGCCGATTCGCACCCGCCGGGGCAGCAGTTTCGTCGAGCACGATCAACGGCTATGGGAACTGTCGCCCTGGCTCCCCGGCCGGGCCGATTATTTTCCGCTCCGCCGGACCGAAAAACTCCAAGCGGCGCTTATTGCCCTGGCCCGTTTTCACATCGCCGCCGCGGAATTCGGCGGCGGCACCGCGACTTCGGGGCCGTCGCCGGGCATTCGCCAGCGGAGCGAGCAGATCGATGCCTTGCGGGCGGGCCGCTGGCATACGATCGTGGCCGCAGTGGATGCGGCGTCGCTCGCTGGGGTTCCAAGCAACGACGCAGCACGAATCGCGATCGGCCAACTCGCTCGCCGCTGGCTCCCGCTGTTTGAGGAAGTTGCGCCCATGGTTCGACATCGACTCACCGAGGCCGAACCGCTACGTGTCCCGCTCCAGGCCTGCATCCGCGATATCTGGCACGATCACGTATTATTCGAAGACGACCGGGTTAGCGGGCTGGTGGATTTTGGCGCAATGCGGGTCGGCAATGTCGCCGGCGACGTTGCCCGGCTGCTGGGGAGCATGGCCGGCGACGATGCCAGCGTTTGGCAAGCCGGTCTGGCCGCCTACGAATCCGTTCGACCTCTATCGGCCGACGAACGCCGTTTGGTCGGCGTTTTCGACCGCAGCACGACACTATTATCGGGCATCAACTGGTTGCAATGGATTTTCGTCGAAGGGCGAACGTTTTCCGATCTGGCCGCGGTGGCAGAACGGTTGAGAGAGATTTTGGCGCGGTTGGAGTGTCTGAAAATGGCTCGTGGTTAG
- the rsmG gene encoding 16S rRNA (guanine(527)-N(7))-methyltransferase RsmG → MSSLDTSNAETPNPDSLSAALARHAIELTDDQIALLEKYCQRLWDWNTRLNLTRHTDYEKFVARDVVDSQWLERFLESGESVLDVGTGGGVPGIVLAVLRPDLDVALCDSVAKKAKAVAAIVDEIGLKLLVHHAPAQDVIQRLRFDTLVVRAVAPLSKLLTWFNPHWDRFERILVLKGPAWVEERADARERRLLNGLRLSKLATYPLPGTESESVVLQIRRHD, encoded by the coding sequence ATGTCATCGCTAGACACCTCGAACGCCGAAACACCGAATCCCGACAGCTTGTCGGCCGCGCTTGCCCGGCACGCGATCGAATTGACCGACGATCAGATCGCGCTGTTGGAAAAATATTGCCAACGACTTTGGGATTGGAACACGCGGCTCAACCTGACGCGGCACACCGATTACGAAAAATTCGTGGCCCGCGACGTCGTCGATAGCCAATGGCTGGAGCGGTTTTTGGAGTCAGGCGAATCGGTTTTGGACGTGGGCACCGGCGGGGGCGTGCCGGGGATCGTGTTGGCAGTGCTGCGCCCCGATCTGGATGTCGCGCTGTGCGATTCGGTGGCCAAAAAGGCCAAGGCCGTCGCGGCCATCGTCGATGAGATTGGCCTGAAACTACTGGTGCATCACGCCCCGGCCCAAGACGTGATCCAGCGGCTGCGGTTCGACACGCTCGTGGTCCGGGCCGTTGCCCCGCTCTCGAAACTCTTGACTTGGTTCAATCCGCATTGGGACCGCTTCGAGCGAATACTCGTGCTCAAGGGTCCGGCTTGGGTCGAAGAGCGGGCCGATGCCCGCGAGCGGCGACTGTTGAACGGCCTCCGGCTCTCGAAGCTGGCCACCTATCCGCTGCCGGGCACGGAATCGGAAAGCGTCGTGCTGCAAATCCGCCGGCACGATTGA
- a CDS encoding PQQ-binding-like beta-propeller repeat protein, which yields MMALDFFRSARSLTVGAVGCIALVFATAEIAAAQEWTRFRGPNGSGQSDATTIPAQWTEKDYNWKVELPGAGHSSPVLWGDTIFVTSADPQSGTRYALALAAADGHTLWKKSFPAALYHIHTQNSFATGTPAVDAKHVYIAWATPEDYLVLALDHDGREAWRHSLGAFESQHGFGCSPIVVDDMVVISDQQDGTEARTGQAPKPKRHKGGKNGAGGSSSGDAALEPSGDEDGRSWIVALDAGSGAVRWKTPRRSSVVSYATPCVRPTASGGSELIYDSRSHGFSGIDVATGHLNWELPVFDRRAVDSPILVGGLVLGACGVGSGNNTLFAIQPGDAGHEPKIVYKIDKASAAYVPTPVAKGNLVFIWNDRGIVTCIDGLSGAMKWRQRVGGNYSGSPVRAANRLYCMSTEGEVLVLAAGDKYEELGRNPLGEATRATPAIAGGRMYLRTDSHLVSIGGK from the coding sequence ATGATGGCACTCGATTTTTTCCGTAGCGCCCGCTCTTTGACCGTTGGCGCCGTCGGTTGCATTGCCCTCGTTTTTGCAACCGCCGAGATTGCCGCGGCGCAGGAGTGGACTCGCTTTCGCGGGCCGAACGGGTCGGGGCAAAGCGACGCCACGACGATTCCGGCCCAGTGGACCGAGAAGGATTACAACTGGAAAGTGGAATTGCCCGGCGCGGGGCATTCGTCTCCCGTGCTGTGGGGCGACACGATTTTCGTAACCTCCGCCGACCCGCAAAGCGGGACTCGCTATGCCTTGGCCCTGGCGGCCGCCGATGGCCACACGCTTTGGAAAAAATCATTCCCCGCCGCGCTCTACCATATCCACACGCAAAACAGTTTCGCCACCGGCACTCCGGCCGTCGATGCCAAGCACGTCTATATCGCCTGGGCGACGCCCGAGGACTACCTGGTTTTGGCGCTGGATCACGATGGCCGCGAGGCATGGCGGCATAGCCTCGGGGCGTTCGAAAGCCAACATGGGTTTGGCTGCTCGCCGATCGTCGTCGACGACATGGTCGTGATCAGCGACCAGCAAGACGGCACCGAGGCCCGCACCGGCCAAGCGCCGAAACCCAAACGGCACAAAGGGGGCAAGAACGGAGCAGGTGGCAGTTCCTCAGGCGACGCCGCGCTCGAACCCTCCGGCGACGAAGATGGCCGCAGTTGGATCGTGGCCCTCGATGCCGGCAGCGGCGCCGTGCGCTGGAAAACGCCGCGGCGATCGAGCGTTGTCAGCTACGCCACGCCGTGCGTTCGCCCGACGGCCAGCGGCGGATCGGAACTGATCTACGACAGCCGATCGCATGGCTTCAGCGGCATCGACGTCGCCACGGGCCATCTCAATTGGGAACTGCCTGTGTTCGATCGCCGGGCCGTCGATTCGCCGATTCTCGTTGGCGGCTTGGTGCTCGGGGCGTGCGGCGTGGGCAGCGGCAACAACACGCTGTTCGCCATCCAGCCGGGCGACGCGGGCCATGAACCCAAGATCGTCTATAAGATCGACAAGGCCTCGGCCGCGTATGTGCCTACGCCGGTGGCGAAGGGAAATCTGGTCTTCATTTGGAACGATCGCGGCATCGTCACGTGCATTGACGGCCTAAGCGGCGCAATGAAATGGCGGCAACGCGTCGGCGGCAATTATTCCGGCTCGCCGGTGCGGGCCGCCAACCGGCTCTATTGCATGTCGACCGAGGGCGAGGTGCTGGTGCTGGCCGCAGGCGACAAGTATGAGGAACTGGGCCGCAACCCGCTGGGCGAGGCGACCCGCGCCACCCCAGCCATCGCCGGCGGCCGCATGTATCTGCGAACCGATTCGCATCTGGTGTCGATCGGCGGAAAATAA
- a CDS encoding coproporphyrinogen-III oxidase family protein: MTTEATKTEVGSYFIANYPPFSQWTPAALADVRQAMQSPPADLPSGPVPLGLYLHIPFCRKRCKFCYFRVYTDKNAHEVEQYVAALSREIELVSRLPVMGGRPFRFVYFGGGTPSFLSAKQLTSLVDRLRANINWNHAEEVTFECEPGTLSEPKVHTLKDLGVTRLSLGVENFSDAVLSENGRAHLSGEVYKSWKWIQDAGFANVNIDLISGMVGETWDNWRDCIRRTIELGPDSATIYQMELPFNTLYSQDILGNRIETPVADWPTKRAWFDYALDEFLAAGYSVSSAYTVVKDKSKVNFSYRDNLWRGSDLLATGVASFGHISGVHYQNLPDWPQYVGALDRGELPLGRGMRPSPHQLLIREMILQLKTGRLDAGYFRDKFGVEILDQWRDVWEQHQADGNLEVDGDEIRLTRAGLLNADGLLPPFFEPEFRGVRYT, translated from the coding sequence ATGACAACCGAAGCGACAAAAACCGAAGTTGGCAGCTATTTCATCGCCAACTACCCGCCGTTCTCGCAATGGACGCCCGCCGCCCTGGCCGACGTCCGGCAAGCGATGCAATCGCCGCCGGCCGATTTGCCATCGGGCCCTGTGCCGCTCGGGCTATATTTGCATATCCCGTTCTGCCGCAAGCGCTGTAAGTTTTGCTACTTCCGCGTCTACACCGATAAAAACGCGCACGAAGTGGAACAGTATGTCGCGGCGCTTTCGCGCGAGATCGAACTAGTCAGCCGGCTGCCGGTGATGGGAGGCCGGCCGTTTCGCTTCGTCTACTTTGGCGGCGGAACGCCATCGTTCTTGAGCGCCAAGCAACTCACGTCGCTTGTGGATCGTCTGCGGGCCAACATCAATTGGAACCATGCCGAAGAAGTCACCTTCGAATGCGAGCCGGGCACGCTTTCCGAGCCGAAAGTGCACACGCTCAAGGATCTCGGCGTGACGCGGCTCAGCCTTGGTGTCGAGAATTTCAGCGACGCCGTGCTCAGCGAAAATGGCCGCGCCCACCTGTCGGGCGAAGTCTACAAATCGTGGAAATGGATCCAAGACGCCGGCTTTGCCAATGTGAATATCGACCTGATCTCGGGCATGGTCGGCGAGACGTGGGACAACTGGCGCGATTGCATCCGCCGCACCATCGAGCTCGGGCCTGACAGCGCGACGATTTACCAGATGGAGCTGCCGTTCAACACGCTCTATTCGCAAGACATCTTGGGCAACCGGATCGAAACGCCTGTGGCCGATTGGCCGACGAAGCGAGCTTGGTTCGACTATGCCCTCGACGAATTTTTGGCGGCCGGCTATTCGGTGTCGAGCGCCTACACGGTGGTGAAAGACAAGAGCAAGGTGAACTTCAGCTATCGCGACAATTTGTGGCGCGGCAGCGATTTGCTGGCCACCGGCGTGGCCAGCTTTGGGCACATCTCGGGCGTGCATTATCAAAATCTGCCCGATTGGCCGCAGTATGTGGGCGCCTTGGATCGGGGCGAACTGCCGCTGGGGCGCGGCATGCGTCCGTCGCCGCATCAACTATTGATCCGCGAAATGATCTTGCAGCTCAAAACCGGCCGCTTGGATGCCGGCTACTTCCGCGATAAATTCGGCGTTGAAATTCTCGACCAGTGGCGCGACGTGTGGGAGCAGCACCAGGCCGACGGCAATTTGGAAGTCGATGGCGACGAGATCCGGCTCACCCGCGCCGGCCTGCTCAACGCCGACGGCTTGCTCCCGCCATTCTTCGAACCGGAATTCCGCGGCGTGCGCTATACGTGA
- a CDS encoding PQQ-binding-like beta-propeller repeat protein codes for MPMRPVVLRFVATILAFAAAGATAICAADAAGNAPAAAPLVQANSAQPVQPTRVESPLKTVPGRDWPLVRGDALATGVAVSTLPDSLELVWKYAVPKGAFAATPLIVDGTVYIGDLDGAMRAIDLANGAEKWKFTAQAGFNASAAYRRGRLYLGDSDGLFYCLDAADGKVVWTFKTEGEIDSSANFFHDNVLFGSQDSTLYCLDAKSGKKVWTLTTADQIRCPPTVVDDRAFVAGCDGKLHIIDVTKGESVATVDIESPTGCTPAVQGSVVYFGTEAGTFFAIDWKQAKILWQWSDKVRSDALRSSAALTPQAIIFGSRDKRVRALDPATGKVIWEHATRGRIDSSPVVVGERLFLGASDGRVYGLDRRTGKSVWQYEAGGEFTGSPAVADHRLVIASEDGIVYCFGAK; via the coding sequence ATGCCCATGCGCCCCGTGGTGTTGCGCTTCGTGGCAACGATTCTGGCGTTCGCGGCAGCCGGCGCGACGGCGATCTGCGCGGCTGATGCCGCGGGAAATGCACCCGCTGCGGCGCCATTGGTTCAAGCGAACTCGGCCCAACCGGTCCAACCCACGCGGGTCGAATCGCCTCTTAAAACGGTGCCGGGCCGGGATTGGCCCCTGGTGCGCGGCGATGCCCTGGCGACCGGAGTCGCAGTGTCGACACTTCCCGATTCGCTCGAATTGGTTTGGAAATACGCGGTTCCCAAAGGGGCTTTTGCCGCCACGCCGCTGATCGTCGACGGCACCGTGTACATCGGCGATCTCGACGGCGCCATGCGGGCCATCGACTTGGCCAACGGGGCCGAAAAATGGAAGTTCACCGCCCAAGCTGGCTTCAACGCCTCGGCCGCGTATCGTCGAGGCCGGCTTTATCTTGGCGATTCCGACGGCTTGTTTTATTGTCTCGATGCGGCCGATGGAAAAGTGGTCTGGACATTCAAGACGGAAGGAGAAATCGATTCCAGCGCGAATTTCTTTCACGACAATGTCCTCTTTGGCTCACAGGATTCGACGCTTTATTGCCTGGACGCTAAGAGCGGCAAGAAAGTTTGGACGCTGACGACCGCCGATCAAATCCGCTGCCCGCCGACGGTGGTCGACGATCGAGCGTTCGTGGCCGGCTGCGACGGCAAGCTGCATATCATCGACGTGACAAAAGGGGAGTCGGTGGCCACGGTCGATATCGAGTCGCCCACCGGTTGCACGCCGGCGGTGCAAGGATCGGTCGTCTATTTCGGGACCGAAGCGGGAACGTTTTTCGCCATCGATTGGAAGCAGGCAAAAATCCTCTGGCAATGGTCCGACAAGGTGCGCAGCGATGCGCTGCGCTCGAGCGCGGCCCTCACGCCCCAGGCAATCATCTTCGGCAGCCGCGATAAGCGCGTGCGGGCCCTCGACCCCGCCACCGGCAAAGTGATTTGGGAACACGCCACGCGCGGCCGGATCGATTCGTCGCCGGTGGTGGTCGGCGAGCGATTGTTTTTGGGCGCTTCCGACGGCCGCGTTTACGGCTTGGATCGCCGCACGGGAAAATCGGTTTGGCAATACGAGGCCGGCGGAGAATTCACCGGTTCGCCGGCCGTCGCCGACCACCGGCTGGTTATCGCCAGCGAGGACGGGATAGTATACTGTTTTGGAGCGAAGTGA
- a CDS encoding DUF6793 family protein — MPLFEVETEAHIIITWAADDDAATEVVNEAYPGERLIRMTKRPRDTWVISKSALGLTGRYDPCNTARECLSKASGDKVHAIRLYMHETGTDLERARKVIESNMVMGW, encoded by the coding sequence ATGCCGCTTTTTGAAGTTGAAACCGAGGCTCATATCATCATCACCTGGGCAGCCGACGACGATGCCGCCACGGAAGTCGTCAATGAGGCCTATCCCGGTGAAAGGTTGATCCGGATGACCAAGCGTCCACGCGATACGTGGGTAATCTCCAAGTCGGCCCTTGGGCTGACCGGCCGATACGACCCCTGCAACACTGCCCGCGAATGCCTCTCGAAGGCGTCGGGCGATAAGGTGCATGCCATCCGGCTTTACATGCACGAGACGGGCACCGACCTGGAGCGGGCGCGCAAAGTGATCGAGTCGAACATGGTCATGGGTTGGTAA
- a CDS encoding DUF4105 domain-containing protein, translated as MLGALGVTGCRLTPLADRDWAPELARMAGADFDGPWVHVHNVRDSNYRSDTDFDLRFEERTYDLTKLDSVDYILVPLSGLPKVAHTFVSFGFRGQDYLAISIEVRRLRGQPFQPLYNFINENEIIYIAGDERDLIRLRSNFRKDDVYVYRAKLSPNQCQALFVDMLQRANQLSVKPEFYNTLTNNCETNLIAHLNHVLPDKIPYNYEVLFPGLSDRLLYDRGLIQKAGTFAETRSTARINHMAELHPNSPDFSQQIRRF; from the coding sequence GTGCTCGGAGCCCTGGGCGTCACCGGCTGCCGCTTGACGCCACTGGCCGATCGCGACTGGGCCCCTGAATTGGCGCGGATGGCTGGAGCCGATTTCGACGGACCGTGGGTGCATGTTCACAACGTTCGCGATTCGAACTATCGCAGCGACACCGATTTTGACCTCCGCTTCGAAGAACGCACCTACGACCTGACGAAGCTCGATTCGGTGGACTATATCCTTGTTCCGCTCTCGGGTCTGCCGAAAGTCGCACACACGTTCGTCAGCTTCGGTTTCCGCGGTCAGGATTATCTGGCGATTTCGATCGAAGTGCGCCGTTTGCGCGGGCAGCCGTTCCAGCCGCTCTACAACTTTATCAACGAAAACGAAATCATCTATATTGCCGGCGACGAACGCGATCTGATCCGCCTGCGATCGAATTTCCGCAAAGACGATGTCTACGTTTATCGGGCAAAGCTCTCGCCCAACCAATGCCAAGCGCTATTCGTCGATATGCTCCAACGGGCGAACCAGCTCTCCGTTAAGCCGGAGTTTTACAACACGCTGACCAACAATTGCGAAACCAATTTGATCGCCCATCTGAACCACGTTTTGCCGGATAAAATTCCCTATAATTACGAAGTGCTTTTTCCCGGCCTCTCGGATCGATTGCTGTACGACCGCGGCCTGATCCAAAAGGCGGGCACATTTGCCGAAACGCGATCGACGGCTCGGATCAACCACATGGCCGAGCTCCATCCGAATAGCCCCGACTTCTCGCAACAGATTCGGCGGTTCTAA
- a CDS encoding DUF1080 domain-containing protein, with amino-acid sequence MRQMLVAIPLAALLFLAIAQDASAGRRCCRRHRCCDECQTCCTPSCTSCAAGCTNCAAPAASGPATTETGPMMPPPPTEEPSTLPPNIKPPVIARPTPPPPKPTPNSTKSPSDQGAVPPPPKKPEPPKKPEPPKTSAPSKTETPKTPTPPAPPAPPKAPANGSTSAPAKTATPTPPPPPGNTAPPPPPPPPPKKPAPADQNQKSTQNHSTAPAVDVVHGTSLFDGKSLGDWKESDFGTEGKISVKDGAIIIGAGEGCSGITWKGPFPKTDYEISLQAERIDGSDFFCGLTFPVGDDPCTFIVGGWGGGLVGLSSINGDDASENNTSSDMKFDDNRWYTIRVRVNKVRIVCWIDKEQKVDQPLDQVKVSIRSEVSASKPLGIATWHTTGAIRDIHWRHLAKDELK; translated from the coding sequence ATGCGACAAATGCTTGTTGCGATTCCGCTGGCGGCACTGCTGTTTCTGGCGATTGCGCAAGACGCATCGGCCGGGCGGCGTTGTTGTCGGCGGCATCGCTGTTGCGACGAGTGCCAGACCTGCTGCACGCCTAGTTGCACATCCTGCGCGGCAGGCTGCACGAACTGCGCGGCACCCGCCGCGAGCGGACCAGCGACCACCGAAACCGGGCCGATGATGCCGCCGCCTCCGACGGAAGAACCGAGCACGTTGCCGCCCAATATCAAACCGCCCGTGATCGCCAGGCCGACTCCTCCTCCTCCGAAGCCGACCCCCAACTCGACGAAATCGCCGTCGGATCAGGGAGCCGTTCCGCCGCCGCCGAAAAAACCGGAACCGCCAAAGAAACCTGAGCCACCGAAGACGAGCGCGCCGTCGAAGACCGAGACCCCAAAGACCCCCACCCCGCCAGCTCCACCGGCGCCGCCAAAGGCTCCGGCCAACGGCAGCACATCGGCTCCGGCCAAGACGGCCACGCCGACTCCGCCGCCACCGCCAGGCAACACGGCGCCTCCGCCGCCGCCGCCTCCGCCGCCCAAAAAGCCGGCGCCGGCCGATCAAAACCAGAAGTCAACCCAAAACCACTCGACCGCTCCGGCGGTCGACGTGGTTCATGGGACTTCGCTTTTCGACGGCAAGTCGCTTGGCGATTGGAAGGAAAGCGATTTCGGCACCGAAGGCAAAATCTCGGTCAAGGATGGCGCGATCATTATCGGCGCGGGCGAGGGTTGCAGCGGGATCACTTGGAAAGGCCCGTTCCCGAAAACCGATTACGAAATTAGCCTCCAGGCCGAACGCATCGACGGCTCCGATTTCTTTTGCGGGCTGACCTTTCCCGTCGGCGACGATCCGTGCACGTTTATCGTCGGCGGTTGGGGAGGCGGGCTGGTGGGCCTGTCTTCGATCAATGGCGACGATGCTTCGGAAAACAACACCAGCAGCGACATGAAGTTCGACGACAATCGCTGGTATACGATCCGCGTGCGCGTCAATAAGGTGCGCATTGTTTGTTGGATCGACAAGGAGCAAAAGGTCGACCAACCACTCGATCAGGTGAAGGTTTCGATTCGCAGCGAAGTTTCCGCCTCGAAGCCGCTCGGCATCGCCACTTGGCACACGACCGGCGCCATCCGCGACATTCACTGGCGCCATCTCGCCAAAGACGAACTGAAATAG
- a CDS encoding HD domain-containing protein: MPSDRLRRQIAWEAARLMYGRQESEYFRAKLKAARRLCGSWVKPHDLPTNREIRDQIQTFARLHEGDRRIENLREMRVEALRLMRILRAYRPRLIGSTLTGHVRQGSDIDLHVFADNLEAVSGLLDDEGLEYEVERKRVRKHGDERIFTHVHIPDRFPFELTVYATNLANFAFTSSITGKPIERASIAELEQLLQAEYPAIILDQAVLEAESKVDRFQIYRMLLLPLERVRQSPKWHPEGDALYHSLQVFDLACDAQPYDEEFLLAALLHDVGKGIDPHDHVAAGLEALAGHVTPRTAWLIEHHMEGHGLADGTLGARARRRLEADENYDDLVLLAQCDRRGRQRSVECSDLDEAIEYLRELSRTCGE, encoded by the coding sequence ATGCCGTCTGATCGTCTTCGTCGCCAAATTGCCTGGGAAGCCGCCCGGCTCATGTACGGTCGGCAGGAATCGGAATACTTTCGGGCCAAGCTCAAGGCGGCCCGGCGCTTGTGCGGCAGTTGGGTCAAGCCCCATGATCTGCCCACCAATCGCGAAATCCGCGACCAGATCCAAACTTTCGCGCGTCTGCACGAAGGCGACCGCCGCATCGAAAATCTGCGCGAAATGCGCGTCGAGGCTCTGCGGCTAATGCGCATTCTCCGCGCCTATCGTCCCCGGCTCATCGGCAGCACGCTGACGGGCCATGTCCGACAGGGCTCCGACATCGACTTGCACGTTTTCGCCGACAACCTCGAGGCCGTCAGCGGCTTGCTCGACGACGAAGGACTTGAGTACGAAGTCGAACGCAAGCGGGTGCGCAAGCATGGCGACGAGCGGATCTTCACGCACGTGCACATCCCCGATCGCTTCCCCTTCGAACTAACCGTCTACGCAACGAACCTGGCCAATTTCGCCTTCACCAGTTCCATCACCGGCAAGCCGATCGAGCGAGCAAGCATCGCCGAACTCGAGCAGCTTTTGCAGGCCGAATATCCCGCTATCATCTTGGACCAGGCCGTGCTCGAAGCCGAGTCGAAGGTGGATCGGTTTCAGATTTATCGAATGCTGCTGTTGCCGCTGGAGCGGGTGCGGCAAAGTCCGAAATGGCATCCCGAAGGCGATGCGCTCTATCATAGCCTGCAAGTGTTCGACTTGGCCTGCGATGCCCAGCCGTATGACGAGGAGTTTTTGCTGGCTGCGCTGCTGCACGACGTCGGCAAAGGCATCGATCCGCACGACCATGTGGCGGCCGGGCTGGAAGCGCTCGCCGGCCACGTCACGCCGCGCACCGCCTGGCTGATCGAGCATCACATGGAAGGGCATGGCTTGGCCGACGGCACCTTGGGAGCCCGTGCCCGCCGCCGCTTGGAAGCCGACGAGAATTACGACGACTTGGTGCTGCTGGCCCAATGCGATCGCCGCGGCCGGCAGCGATCGGTCGAATGCTCCGACCTCGACGAAGCGATCGAGTATCTGCGCGAATTATCGCGCACCTGCGGCGAATAG